The stretch of DNA TGAAAAAGTTGATGGTTGATCGACAAAACGCCAATTCCTCCCTGCCCCACAACAGACGTTATTTCTTCAGATCGAATTGCATCATGCTCCTGAACTTTTCACAGCGCTGCCATTGTGCCTGGTGGGCCATCCTGATTGGCTTTTGCCTGGTTTCTGGATGCAGCAAAAAACCTGTCGCCGCTAAAGCTCCACCTCCACCCGAAGTTTATGTCGATCAACCGATTGAACGAACGATTACCAATTACGAGGAGTACACGGGCCGCATGGCCGCCGTTAAGACCGTGGAACTTCGTGCCCGAGTGAGTGGTTACCTCGACAAGGTCCAGTTTGAAGATGGAGCCGATCTTCCCAAAGATGCTCTTCTGTTTCAGATCGATGACCGCCCCTTTCGTGCTGCTGTCTCTCAGGCACAATCGACGGTTTCTCAACTCGAAGCTCGGCTTGAACGTCTTCGGCGAACGGAAGATCGGGCGTTTCGACTCATCGAACAAAAGGTGACCACGACAGAAGATTACGAAGTCGCCAAGTATCAGGCACTGGAGACAAAGTCCGAGCTTGAAGCCGCTCGTGCAAACCTCGATATCGCGAAACTCAATCTTGAGTTCACAACGATTCGTTCTCCGATTGATGGCCGAATCAGCCGGCGACTGGTTGACCCTGGTAACCTCGTTCAGGCCGACATCACACCTCTGGCAACCATCGTCAGTCTGGATCCGCCTTATACCTGCTGGGATGCCGACGAACGAACGGTGCTTTAAGGCCGCCGACTGATTGCAGAAGGTAAGATTCGTTCTGCCCGAGACGAGACCCTTGAGACGATGAAGGCTATTGCCGATCGTGAACTCTTCGAAAATATGCGGGCGGAATGGACGGAACTGGCCTATCTGCAACAGCAGGCCGGGAACACCGCGATCTATGCATTTCTTCTGGCGGTCGTGCTCGTGTTTCTGGTGCTCGCCGCTCAATATGAGAGCTGGGCTTTGCCGCTGGCGGTGATTCTGGTGGTGCCCATGTGCCTGTTGTGCTCGATATTGGGGGTGCTGCTGACCGGCTTGGATGTCAACATTTTCACACAGATTGGCTTTGTGGTGCTGGTGGGGCTGGCATGCAAAAACGCTATTCTGATTGTTGAATTCGCCAGAGCACGACGAGCTGCCGGTGTGCCACGTCAACAGGCGGTACTGGAAGCATGCCAGTTGCGTCTGCGTCCAATCATCATGACATCACTGGCGTTTATTCTGGGTGTGGTCCCCCTGATGATTGGCGAAGGAGCTGGTGCCGAAATGCGCCGCGCTCTGGGAACGGCAGTTTTCTGGGGCATGCTGGGAGTGACACTCTTTGGCATTTTCCTGACCCCCATTTTCTACGAAGTGATTCAATGGGTTGTCGATTGGCGAGAGAAGCGCAATCTGGCCGCAAAACAGACTTCCACTCTGCCCGCTAATAGTAGATCTGCTGATATACATCCAGCGTGAGCCCGGCAGCGAAGCTGCGACATTTCAGTTTCTACAGCCAGACTTAGTCGCCAAAACGGGCGTTCATTTGCTCCAGATACACATTCTGGCATAAACTCCCCCTGCTATGTCGCGTCCAGCCACACCTGTGAACACAAGACCACATGTTGCTGCGTGAGCATTCCGGAATCAGACACTCACTTATAGTCGGGAATTTCTTTCATGTCTCAGCATGACATTGGCCTGATTGGCCTCGCGGTGATGGGCCAGAATCTCGTTCTTAACATGGCGAACCACGGCTTTTCAGTCGGTGTTTACAACCGCACAACCGCCACGACCGATGAATTCGTGGGTGGACTGAAGAACGAACCCGCAGACAAGGTGCATGCCGGGACGATTGATCGCGTCAAGGGTTATCACACCCTCGAAGACTTTGTGAAGAGCCTGAAAGCTCCCCGCCGTATCATGATTATGGTGAAGGCCGGGAAGCCAGTTGACGCCGTGATCGATCAACTGGAGCCGTTGCTCGACAAAGGCGACATTATCATCGACGGTGGTAACAGCGATTTTGTCGATACCAATCGCCGCGACAAAGATCTGCGAGAAAAAGGTTTGCGATTCATTGGAACCGGGGTTTCCGGTGGTGAAGAAGGTGCCCTCAAGGGCCCGAGCATTATGCCGGGCGGTCATGCCGATGCCTGGCCATTCGTGAAAGATATTTTCCAGGCCATCTCCGCCAAAGTCGGCCCGAACAACGACATCCCCTGCTGTGAATGGGTGGGAGACGCCGGTGCCGGCCATTATGTGAAGATGGTGCATAACGGGATTGAATACGGCGATATGCAGCTCATCTGCGAAGCCTATTTCATTCTGAAACATGCTCTGGGGCTGTCGAACGAAGAGCTTTATCAGGTCTTCAAGTCCTGGAATGAAGGGGAACTCGAAAGTTACCTCATTGAAATCACTCGCGACATTTTCACAGTCAAAGATGGCAATTCGGGCGAGTACCTGGTTGACAAGATTCTCGATACCGCCGCCCAGAAGGGGACTGGCAAATGGATGAGCCAGCATGCTCTCGACCTGGGTGTGCCAACGACACTCATTACCGAAGCGGTCTACGCCCGCTGCCTGTCGGCTCAGAAAGATGCCCGTGTCCGCGCTTCGCAGATCCTCGAAGGGCCCAAGGATGCGAAATTCACGGGTGATAAGCAGCAGTTTATTGATGATGTCCGCCAGGCACTCTATGCCTCCAAGCTCTGCAGCTACGCTCAAGGGTATGTCCAGCTCGATGCTGCCGCCAAGGAATTTGGCTGGAAGCTGAACAACGGCAATATCGCCCTGCTCTGGCGCGGCGGCTGCATTATTCGCAGTGCCTTCCTCGGTGATATCAAGACCGCTTTCGATAAGTCGCCCACTCTCGAAAACCTGCTGCTGGATGACTTCTTCAAGTCGGCTGTTGCCAAAGCACAGCCCAGCTGGCGACGGGTCATTTCCACAGCCGTCCAATTGGGCCTGCCCACACCGGTCTTCAGTGCTGCTTTGAGCTACTATGACGGCTATCGACAGGGCCGACTCCCTGCGAATCTGCTCCAGGCTCAGCGTGATTACTTCGGTGCCCATACTTATGAGCGCACCGATAAGCCACGAGGTGAGTTCTTCCACACGGATTGGATTCGCGAACGCAAGCTCAGCTAAGTTTGCTCACGGAAGTGGTGACATTGCTCGATTTCGAATGCCCTGCTGGAGTTCAACTTCAGCAGGGCATTTTCGTCCCGAATGGCACTGAGCCTGGCACTGAGCCGCAAAGTTTACTCAGGCGGAATTGGCCGCACTTTTCGTGTATGACCAGAAAAATCGGCGGACTTCGCCGCAGATGATGCTTTCGGGCTGTCGATGCTACTCGTGAAGGATCGCAAGCTGCCGAATGGAATCGGGGCGGCCACGGAGGGCAGTCAAGCATGACGTGTCCCACGATGGTCTTCAGGTACATCCCCAAGCCATCGGAAGGTAGATCACATGCGGGCAAATCGCTTCACTCAAATCGCACAAGTTGCACTCTGCGGAGTGATGTTGACCTGGACAGGTTGTCGAGCTGCTCAAGTGACTGAGCAAACAGCTCCACCTACACCACCCTACACCGAATATCCATCCAATGGCGAACCCATGCCACTGCTGCAGCCAATTCCACCATCTGGCGGATCGGGGGAAATGATGCTGCCCCCTTCACCACCTCCTGCCCCGGCTTCCGAATCAGCCAGCACATCATCGTCTGAGCGCGGTATTCGGAACGTCAGTTGGAATCCAAAAACGTGGTTTTCCGGTGTGAATCGATAACGATTCCGCAGATCACCAGGGATCAGCGCGACAATCCATTCCAGATCTTATCGAGAACCGTCGCAAGATCAGGCAGAGATGAATCGTTCCAGGGTCGGGCGGGAATTGTCAGCTGATCCAACCGGTGAAATACAGCTCGGCGATCAATCCCATCGCGTTGGACGCGTATATCAACAAGCTGAGGAAAACTGCATTCGGTGGAGTATGATCGAAACCATATGACAGGTTGTGCTGCCATCTGGGCGATCGATTCTGAAGGAATATGCTCGAGGGCGTGGTCACCGACCAGCACCAGACAGTCAGTATTTTTCTCCCGAAGCAACCGTTCTACAGAAAAACGGTTGCCATCGTGATCAATCTGCCCCTGCTGGAAACTGATCGCCCCGGTATAGCCGGTCTGCCACGTGCAGACGACGGAACCCATCCCGAAATCGCCATGGTTGGCCAGATATTGCGAATGGAATGCCCGGCCATCATTGAGTTCGATGACCAGTCGTTGCAAAGACTCCGTGGCTAATGCGGCCATTTCGGGCTGGCAGAAAGCTTCTCCGAAAAAGAGACATCCATACCGGGTCGAGTGCAGCAGTTCTGCCAATTCGGCCACGCTGGCATCTGCGGATGAAGTTGCGACTTGCTGATTCTTTTGACGAATCATGCTTCTTAAATGTTGTAGCTTCGAAAACGTGAGATCTTTTCCCCAGGGGAAATGGTGAACCGTCTGGCCGCTGGCTGTCAGTTGCTGGATCGACGATGGCAAAACATCTCCAACAACAATCCATCGGAGTGGTCGTTTCGAACCCGTTTGCTCGATGTTCTGTTGGCAAATCCGCTCAATCAGTCGCGGATGTGAAAGCGCAGGATCACAGCCCCAAAGTATGATCACATCGGCCCGGGAACGAACATCGCCCAGGGAGCAGACGACTTGTCCAACATGGCTGGCTGCCCGACTGGCACCTTCAGCGATTGGAGAAGCAGGCGAGACTAGTATTCCTCGACTTTTTTCGGCAGTAGCCACAATCGATCGGCTGGCAGCCAGCGATTGTTGATGGTCAACAATCCAGAGTGGAGCGCGGGCCGCCTGTAGCCATGTGATAGCTTCCAGAATCTGATGTTCCAATGATCTCTCAGGAAGTTCGATCGGTTCCTGCGATCTCATCAGCCAATCGGCACCCCGTGGGCAGATCTGCTTGAGGTTCGACTCCAGGGCAGCGATACCACTGGAGACATCCGGGTCGTCGCATAGCAGATTACAGCCCAGGCAGGTGAGCAGATTCTCTGTCTGGCCTGTCCTGGAGAGATCATTCATCGTCGTAAAATCTCATGTTCACTGAATAGGAAACCTTTGAGTGAATCGCACTGGGCGATCTCGTCTCCGTCGTCCCGGGATCAATTACCAGTGCTCATTCGGCCCGGATGGGACCGGGATCTCAAAATCAGGGAGCAGACCATCTTTTGTCGCGCCTCGAGGCCCCGCTAAGGCAATTTCCTGGAGAACCTGTTCAAACTCTTCTCCCGTTTTGGCCGACTGAACAGCATGCCGGAGTGCAGGCCCCACACGCATGGCTTTGGTGTACCAGTGGGACATTTTTCGGAACGCACTGACGGCTGTTTCTTCACCCACCCATTCCTGCAAATATCGAAACTGTGTGCGCATCAAAAGCAGACGGTCATTAAAGCTCCCTGCGGGCGACCAATCTCCCGTTGATTCCCACTCGGCCAGTTGACGGAAGATCCAGGGATTCGCCAGGGCGCCACGACCAATCGAAATGGCCTGACAGCCAGTTTCATCGTACATCGAAATCGCGTCATCCACACTGCGGATATCGCCATTCGCAATCACAGGAATGGAATCCACCGCTTCGACGACCTGACGAATTCCATCTCGATTAACCGTCCCACTAAACCCCTGAGCTCTCGTGCGGCCATGAATCGCGACAGCCGCCACACCGACTTGTTCAAACTCACGTGCAAAGCGGGGGGCTGTTAACTGACTGGCGTCCCAGCCCAAACGCATTTTGACAGTGACAGGGACATGGACGGCTTCAACAACAGCTTTGACCAGTTCGGTCGCTGCATCGGCATGACACATCAGGCTGGCACCGGCCCCCGTCTTAACGACTTTGGGAACGGGACATCCCATATTGATATCGATGGAATCGACACCACGAGCCTCCAGAAGCTGTGCAGCATCCCGCATGATGGAGGCTTCGCCGCCAAAAATCTGCACAGAAAAGGGCCGATCGATGGGATGCGTCGCAATCAGCCTCAAGGTTTTTTCGGAACCCGCCAGGAGCCCACGGGCATTGACGAGATCAGTCGTGCCTAATCCAAGGCCACCCAACTCATGAACAACTCTGCGAAAAGGAAGATTGGTAAAACCCGCAAGGGGTGAAAGAAGTGTCCGAAAAGGCAAAACCAGTGGCCCGTACGATACGAAAGTACACAACCGCAGCCTTGTGCGGACACGCTCGCTTTCTTCCGGACGGCTGGGATGTAGACGTAAATCGTTCATGAGAAATAAGATATCACCAACCTCAGGAACTGTCATCCATTCACTTTTCAGCGAATGGTTTCTCTGTTAATCTCTCAGATAATTGTTTGCTTAGAAGATCCGCATCTGCACTCTGTTTTCGAAGGGACGCGAGTCATGCGTCATCGCCCCAAAACCAGCCGCCCCAAGGTCAGCCTGACGACCAAGCAGAAGATCAATAACCGCTGGAAGGCCAAACGGAAAAAAATCCGTAAAGCAAAATACGGCATCTAATTGCAGCCTGCTGTCAGCTGCACGCTGTGTTCATGCTGGGCATGCCACAGGCATTTGAAGCTGATTTTTTAACAGTGCATCAATCGAGCCCTGCCAGAGTTGCAGGGCTTTCTTACTGCGCCATGACTTCCGATGTTTCTCTAAGAGCGTCACAACGAACGCGAACGCCGTTGAGGTGAGCGATGTTCAAGCGACGCTCGTATCCACATGCGGAAGCAGTCGTCGCAGAATCGGGCTGGTCATAAACGTCGTGACGACCGCCATAATGATCAGCATGCAGAAGACGCTGGGAGGAATCACTCCCATTTCACGGCCCACATTAATGGCAATCAGCCCCATCAAAGCTCTCGTGTTCATCATGATGGCCACACACCCGCTTTCAGGCCAGGATAAGCCACCAAGACGGGCCGCCAGGCCGCAGCCCACGATTTTGCCACTGATCGCGACGAGGCAGACGAGGCCACACATCACCCAAAGTAAGGGCGAATCGAGAGTGCCGATATCGGTCTTCAACCCGGTATAAGTGAAGAAAACAGGCAACAGCAGGCTGTAAACGAAATCCTGTGTTTTGCTGGCAAACGCTTCGCGAAATCGATGCTGGTCGTGCAATATGGCACCGAGCAGAAAAGGCCCGATAATCGAAAAGATGCCGATCCAGTTGGTGATCATGGCCATCGCGAAAATCAACAGGATCCAGAGAGCCAGTGAAGTCACATTCAGTCGAGATTCTGCGGTCGGAAGCAGCTTTTCGATCCAGCGGATCAGTAACGGCCTGATCACGAAGATCACCATGGCGACAAGAGCCAAGGTCAGCAGGAGCATGCCGAGCACCGAACTCCACTGGAGATTTCCGCGAACGATCGCTGCAACTGTGGCCAGCATGATCCAGATCAAAGCATCGACCATGGCGGCGGCACTGATTGTGAGTGCTCCCAGTCGAGAGCGATTGATGCCGAACTCAATCATGATCCGTCCCAGAATAGGAATGGCTGTCACTGAGCAGGCGGTCGCCATGAAGAGCGAAAAGCCCAGCAGCGGTACATCCGCCGCGACGTACGGATGCATCCAGAGACCTAAAGCCAGTCCTCCAGCAAATGGAAGCACAATCCCGGCCACACTAATCATGCCGGCTGTTCGGCCCATTTTTTTCAGGTGGCTGAAGTCGAACTCCATACCGATCAGGAACATCAGGAAAATGAGGCCCAACTGCCCCAACGTCTGAAAGATAGGAGTGACGCTGGGCGGGAAGAATGTCGGGATGAAGTCGGGAAAGAGTCTGCCCACCACAGAAGGCCCCAGAATCAGCCCGGCACCAATTTCACCCACGACTGTAGGTTGCCCCACTTTTCGAAAAAACCAGCCACCTAACCTGGCAGCTGCAATCATGACGATCAACTGGAGAAGCACGATCAACATGAGTGCTTCAACCTGATTGACGTGATCCACAGCCAGAATCATGAAGTTTATTCCAGAAAGACGATGGCAGAACAGAACAACACTTGTTCGAACAAGTTTACGAGCGTCCTGAGAGATTTCCACTCTCTTCAAAGCGAAATCATCACTTTCAAATAGGAAAATCCACTCGTATCGATCAAGTCCAGAATGACCTGCCGCACGACCACCTGGAGCCTGATACTCGTGGTGGTTGTGCGGCAATGATCAACAGACAGGACGTGAGATCGAAGGAATACCCAACGATCAGGAAAGCAGCATCCGCAGATCATCAGCCGTCAGATTGGTCATGACGGAGTTGTCCTGTTCAAGGATTGCATCCGCCAGTTCGCGTTTCTGCTTCTGCAGTTCAGCAATCTTTTCTTCAACGGTATTTTTGCAGATGAGCCGATAGGCAAAGACCTGCCGGGTTTGACCGACACGATGAGCACGGTCAATCGCCTGAGTTTCCACCGCAGGGTTCCACCACGGATCGAGAATAAAGACATAGTCGGCTGCGGTGAGATTCAGACCCAGCCCACCTGCCTTCAAGCTGATGAGGAAGACGCCACAATCTTTGTCGTTCTGGAATCTCTCGACACATTCCTTGCGGTCACGCGTCTGACCATCGAGGTATTCGTAAGTGATACCGGCCCGATCCAGATGCTTGCGAACAATCGCCAGCATGCTGGTAAACTGCGAGAAGACAAGTGTCTTATGCCCTTCCCCAACCAGTTCTTCGAGATGAGGGATCAGCACATCGAGCTTGGCACTCCCTTCTTCGTCAGAAGATTTATGCAACAATGCGGGGTGGCACGAGGCCTGTCGCAATCGAAGCAAAGCTTCGAGAACGTGCATTTTGGTCTTTGCCAAACCCTGAGATTCAATCAAACCGAGGAGAGAATCACGGAAGTGATCTCGCAGTTCGTCATAGAGACGCTGCTGTTCTTCGCCCATTTCACAATAGATCGTCTGTTCGATTTTATCGGGCAGTTCATTAGCGACCGCCTGTTTTGTGCGGCGCAGAATAAAGGGCCTCAAACCATGGGCCAGCACCTTACGGGTTTCTCGATCATTCGGGTCTGCAGCATGCAGTTTGAAAAGACTGCTTCTTCCAAGCATACCGGGATTGAGAAAATCGAAGATCGAACACAAATCACCGAGATGATTCTCGATCGGTGTACCGCTCAACGCGACTCGGCGGACAGACTTCAACAGTCGTGTCGCCTTAGCCACTTGAGACGTGTTGTTTTTGATCGCTTGGGCTTCATCGAGAATCACATAATCGAAATCAACATCCTTCAGGATGTGAATATCCCGGCGTAACGTTCCGTAAGTTGCCAGCACCAGATCTGACTTGGTGAACGCCTCTCGTTGTTTAGCCCGGTCAAGACCTGAGTATTCAAGAACTTTAAGTTGAGGAGTAAATCGCTCGGCTTCCTGCTTCCAGTTAAACATCAGCGATTTAGG from Planctopirus ephydatiae encodes:
- a CDS encoding efflux RND transporter periplasmic adaptor subunit translates to MLLNFSQRCHCAWWAILIGFCLVSGCSKKPVAAKAPPPPEVYVDQPIERTITNYEEYTGRMAAVKTVELRARVSGYLDKVQFEDGADLPKDALLFQIDDRPFRAAVSQAQSTVSQLEARLERLRRTEDRAFRLIEQKVTTTEDYEVAKYQALETKSELEAARANLDIAKLNLEFTTIRSPIDGRISRRLVDPGNLVQADITPLATIVSLDPPYTCWDADERTVL
- the gnd gene encoding decarboxylating NADP(+)-dependent phosphogluconate dehydrogenase; this translates as MSQHDIGLIGLAVMGQNLVLNMANHGFSVGVYNRTTATTDEFVGGLKNEPADKVHAGTIDRVKGYHTLEDFVKSLKAPRRIMIMVKAGKPVDAVIDQLEPLLDKGDIIIDGGNSDFVDTNRRDKDLREKGLRFIGTGVSGGEEGALKGPSIMPGGHADAWPFVKDIFQAISAKVGPNNDIPCCEWVGDAGAGHYVKMVHNGIEYGDMQLICEAYFILKHALGLSNEELYQVFKSWNEGELESYLIEITRDIFTVKDGNSGEYLVDKILDTAAQKGTGKWMSQHALDLGVPTTLITEAVYARCLSAQKDARVRASQILEGPKDAKFTGDKQQFIDDVRQALYASKLCSYAQGYVQLDAAAKEFGWKLNNGNIALLWRGGCIIRSAFLGDIKTAFDKSPTLENLLLDDFFKSAVAKAQPSWRRVISTAVQLGLPTPVFSAALSYYDGYRQGRLPANLLQAQRDYFGAHTYERTDKPRGEFFHTDWIRERKLS
- a CDS encoding molybdopterin-binding domain-containing protein, with product MNDLSRTGQTENLLTCLGCNLLCDDPDVSSGIAALESNLKQICPRGADWLMRSQEPIELPERSLEHQILEAITWLQAARAPLWIVDHQQSLAASRSIVATAEKSRGILVSPASPIAEGASRAASHVGQVVCSLGDVRSRADVIILWGCDPALSHPRLIERICQQNIEQTGSKRPLRWIVVGDVLPSSIQQLTASGQTVHHFPWGKDLTFSKLQHLRSMIRQKNQQVATSSADASVAELAELLHSTRYGCLFFGEAFCQPEMAALATESLQRLVIELNDGRAFHSQYLANHGDFGMGSVVCTWQTGYTGAISFQQGQIDHDGNRFSVERLLREKNTDCLVLVGDHALEHIPSESIAQMAAQPVIWFRSYSTECSFPQLVDIRVQRDGIDRRAVFHRLDQLTIPARPWNDSSLPDLATVLDKIWNGLSR
- the dusB gene encoding tRNA dihydrouridine synthase DusB gives rise to the protein MNDLRLHPSRPEESERVRTRLRLCTFVSYGPLVLPFRTLLSPLAGFTNLPFRRVVHELGGLGLGTTDLVNARGLLAGSEKTLRLIATHPIDRPFSVQIFGGEASIMRDAAQLLEARGVDSIDINMGCPVPKVVKTGAGASLMCHADAATELVKAVVEAVHVPVTVKMRLGWDASQLTAPRFAREFEQVGVAAVAIHGRTRAQGFSGTVNRDGIRQVVEAVDSIPVIANGDIRSVDDAISMYDETGCQAISIGRGALANPWIFRQLAEWESTGDWSPAGSFNDRLLLMRTQFRYLQEWVGEETAVSAFRKMSHWYTKAMRVGPALRHAVQSAKTGEEFEQVLQEIALAGPRGATKDGLLPDFEIPVPSGPNEHW
- a CDS encoding cation:proton antiporter — its product is MILAVDHVNQVEALMLIVLLQLIVMIAAARLGGWFFRKVGQPTVVGEIGAGLILGPSVVGRLFPDFIPTFFPPSVTPIFQTLGQLGLIFLMFLIGMEFDFSHLKKMGRTAGMISVAGIVLPFAGGLALGLWMHPYVAADVPLLGFSLFMATACSVTAIPILGRIMIEFGINRSRLGALTISAAAMVDALIWIMLATVAAIVRGNLQWSSVLGMLLLTLALVAMVIFVIRPLLIRWIEKLLPTAESRLNVTSLALWILLIFAMAMITNWIGIFSIIGPFLLGAILHDQHRFREAFASKTQDFVYSLLLPVFFTYTGLKTDIGTLDSPLLWVMCGLVCLVAISGKIVGCGLAARLGGLSWPESGCVAIMMNTRALMGLIAINVGREMGVIPPSVFCMLIIMAVVTTFMTSPILRRLLPHVDTSVA